A region of the Kribbella sp. NBC_01245 genome:
CGCGTCAACCATCACGAAGTCGTGGATGATTCCCTGGAACCGAACGGCCGTGACGGGCACGCCGGCCGCACGCAGCTTGGCTGCGTACGCCTCGCCCTCGTCACGCAGCACGTCGGCCTCGCCCGTGATCACCAGCGCCGGCGGCAAACCAGCCAGCTCATCGAGGCTCGCCCGCAACGGCGAGGCGGTGATCTGCGCGCGCTCGGCCGGGTCGGTCGTGTACTGATCCCAGAACCACTTCATCCCCTCCCGGGTGAGGAAGTAGCCCTCGGCGAATTCGTCGTACGACGAGGTGTCGAAGTTCGCGTCCGTGACCGGGTAGAACAGCACCTGGTGGCCGAACCGGACATCCCCGCGCTCCTTGGCCAGTAGCGTCAGCGCCGCGGCCATGTTGCCGCCGACCGAGTCGCCCGCGATCGCGAGACGCGTCGGGTCCAGGTCGTACGTCGAGCCCTCAGTGACGATCCACTGGGCCGTCTTGTAGTTCTGCTCGACCGCGATCGGGTAGCGCGCCTCGGGCGACAGGTCGTACTCGGGAAAGACCACGGCCGCGCCGGCGCCGACGGCGAGCTCACGCACCAGCCGGTCGTGGGTGTGCGCGTTGCCGAAGACCCAGCCGGCGCCGTGGATGTACAGCACGACGGGCAGTACGCCGGTGCTGCCGGCCGGGCGAACGATCCGGGCCCGCGGGCCGCCCGGGATCTCCACCCACGTCTCGTCGACATCGGGCCGGGCGTGGTCGGTGGTCTGCACCTCGTCCACCGTCTTCCGGCCCTCGGCCGGCTCGAGCTGGAACAGGAACGGCGGTACGGCGGTGGCGTCGGCGAAGGCCTGCGCGGCGGGTTCGAGAACTACGGACATCTCAACCTCCGGGTCTGATTTCGGTGAGAGAACGATCGTTCTCCCTCGATGTCGGCTACTCTAGGAGAACGATGGTTCTCGCGCAAGTACTGATTCGGGGTGACCGGGAATGACGCTCGACACAGCTGCGGCCCAGGCCAAGGTGCTGGACGCGGCAGACCGCCTCTTCTACGAGCGAGGCGTGCAGTCCGTCGGGATGGACGCGATCCGCGCCGCGTCCGGCGTATCGCTGAAACGGCTGTACCAGCTGTTCCCCGCGAAGGAGCGCCTGGTCGAGGCCTACCTGCAGCGCCGCAACCAGCAGTGGAACAGCATGCTCTCGGAGTACCTCGATCACGAGCAGGATCCGCGGGCCCAGATCCTCTCGGTCTTCGACTTCCTGTACGCGTGGTTCCAGCAGCGCGACTACCGCGGCTGCGCTTTCATCAACTCGTTCGGCGAGCTCGGCGCGGTCTCACCGAAGGTGGCCGAACTGGCGCACGACCACAAGGCCGAGTTCCGCTCGGTGCTGTCCGGGCTCGCCGAGTCCGCGGGCGCGACCGATCCGGACCGGCTGGCCGACCACCTGATCCTGCTGGCCGAAGGCGCGATCACCACCTCGGCCATCGCCGGTTCCCCGCTGCCGGCGGTTCGTGCGAAAGAGGCCGCTGGACTGCTACTCGACGCGACCCTGACCTGATCCCAGCGCGATCCGGGCGGATGGTGGAATGGAGCGCATGCGAGCTGCGGAGGTCCTGCGCACCATCGATCCCCTGCCGTACGGCGAACGCCTGCGGTATATCGCGACCACAGCCCAACACCTCCGAAGTACGCCCGAGCTATCCGCGCTCCTCGCGGAACTGGCGCGCGGCGGATCCTTCGAACGCGGATTGAGCCTGCTGTTCGCCGAGATCGCCGGCGACGCCGAGCACGTTGGCCTGCTCTTGCATGACCCCGATCCGGCCATCCGCGGCCGAGCCGTGGCGGCAGTCGGCCGGGGCGTCCCGGTGCCGGATGACGTACTGCGCGGATTGTTCGAAGACGCGCCGGTCGTGCTCAGACGCCAACTACGCAAGGCCTTGCGCGGCCGTACCCGGCTCGTCGCCGACGTCATCGACCGGCAGCGCCGGCTCTGGGGCGACCGCGCCGCGGCCGATCTCCTGCTCGACGCCGATGCCACCACGATCCGGCGCCTCCTACCGGAGCTGGCGTACACCCTCACCATCGGCCAATGGCGTCGACTCGGCACGCGCCATCCCGCCGTGCTACTCGATCACGCCGAGACCGCCTTGGCCGAGGTGAACGACACGGACGGCCGCAAGCGCTGGTGGAACGGCCTCGGGTACGGCGTCACCGCGGCCCTCGCCGAAGAGCCCGCACGGGTCACCACCCTGATCGCGAAGGCCCTGCCGGAAGCCGACGTACCGCGCGCCGTCATCGACGTACTCGGGCCGCTGGTCGAAGCCGACCCGGCGCTGGTGCTCGCGTTGTTCGACGATCGCGCGAGGTCGATCCGGCCCGCGTTGACTCTCGCCTTCCGGCGCCGGCTCTGGCGTTTCACCGACGAGCAGCTCGCGCGCTGGGGTGCCCTCGCCTGGCCGGACGAGAACGCCTTGGCCGGTTTGCTCAATCGCCTGCCACCTTCACGACGTACGGCGGTGTTCCAGGCCGCGTTGGCGTCGGTCGACCTCGGGCAGACGGTGTTCTCGGCCGCGTTGGTTGACGTACTGCCTGCGGCGGAACGGCATGCGCAGGCCCGGCGAATGCTCGGGCTGAAGAAGGTCCAGGACGACCAGCGGCTGAGGTGGCAGGTCAGCTCGTATCTCCCATACGACGAGGCCGTCGCGTTGCTCGAGCCGGAGGTACGTCAACCGGAGGCGGATGACCGGGCCGCGGTTTACCAGGCGGTGGTCGGCGCGGCCGGGCGTTCGCGGGACGCCGACGTCATCGCGCAGGCGCTGCAGTGGATCACGCGGATGCGGAATGACCGCGAGCCCGTCCGGACGGCCGTGCTGAACGCCGCCGCGCGGATGCCCGTCTCCCTGCTGAGCGACCAACATGTGCCACCGCTGACCACCTTGCTGAACGACGCGCTCGAGGCTCGCGACAGCTCCTGGTCGACCCGTTCCGCGCTGACTTCGATCGCGCAAAACGCCGTACGCCAAGGCGCTCTTCGCGACCAGCCGACGCTGTTGCGCTGGGGCATCGACGCACACGCGCGACTCTCGGGCTCGACCGGCTCGGCGGAGCTGTACGGCCTGACGGACGGGCTGCCGCGTGGACGCGAACTCGCCGTCTACGAAGCGCTCAAGCCGTACGTCGACGCTGGTGCTGCCCGGCTCGAGTTCGACCTGGCGTTCACGGTGGCGTCGGCGTTCGGCCGTCGTGGCTGGGGTATCGATCACCTGCACCGGGTGCTGGAGAAGGCCGTCTGGTCCAACAAGGAGTACACGGTCGGCCGGGCGGCGTCGTACTGGCTCGCTCCGCCGGCAACTCGTAGTGAGCGGGTGCAGCGGCTCATCAAGCGGGATGTCGGCATGGCCCAGTGGGACGCGGTGTGGTCCGCGGTGACGGAGAGCCGGACGGATCTGCTCGACAAGGTGCTGGCCAAGCCGAAGCGTATTCACCGATTCGAGTACAACCATCCGCATTGGCAGGTCTCGTCCCGGGCTGTTGGGCACTGGCTTCCACGTCAGCACAAGCGGTATGCCGAGCTAGTACGCGGCGCAGCGAACGATGGGCGTATGCCGGAGTGGGCGCGGGCACAGGCGGTAAGAACGCTCGGACCCGTCCCCGAACTGGGTCGCAGCCTGGTAGAGCCCTTCCTCGGCAGTAGCGAGGTGGTGTTGGTAGAAGCGGCACTGGCGGCCCTGGCTTGGACCGATCGCCCAGACGAGGTGCTACCGACTCTCTTGTCGTACGGCGGTAATGACCGCGCACGGGTGGCTATCTACGCAGCGACGCGTGCAGTCCGTTTCGTCCGGCCTAGCCAGTTGTCGCTTGCGTTGAGCCCGTTGCTGCTTGGCGAAGGTATGAAGGTCACTTCCCGCAAGGAGGCCGCACGGCTCCTCGGTGAGCTTCGCGCGCCTGGTGCTGTCGACGTACTGGCTCAGGCCTGGCCAAACGCTCACCAGGATGTACGGGCTGCCATTACGAGCGTTGTCGGTCAGTACCTGTTGCATGATCCTGCGTCGTGGGAGCTGCTTCGGCTCGCGGTAGACGACTCTGTCGCGACTGCCCGCGCGCTTCTGGGTCGTTCGCCGTCAACCGTGCCCGCGGAGTCCCGTACCTGCTACGGCGGTCTTGTGCTGGCAGTGACGGCTAGGCCCGAGCCTGAGGCTGTCTGCGCGGCACTGGCTGCCCTGCAGACGTGGGGCCGGTGGACGCCTGCGACGGCCTCTACGTGCTCGACGTTCGTCACTGACCTCGGTACGCCTAGCAGGGTTTGGCGCGCTGCTGCAAAGACTCTGGCCGCTGTAACCGCCATCGCGGGCACGGAAGACGTCATCGAGGTCCTAGACCTCTTGGCCCAGCTGGACGAAACGCCCTCACGACCCGAGGCTGAGCCCGACCGAGACCGCCCAGCCCGTCAGCGTCTACTAGCAGTTGTAGATCTACTTGCCACCACGATTCGCCGGGAAGCACCCGAGCGACGTACAGGTCTTCAGGAGATCGCCAACAGCCTGCCCGACGCCTACCACCTGCAGCGAGTAGACCTCCTCCTAGCGGCCGTGGAAGGCAACGACCTCGTCAAGCTATTGCCCGATCTCACAGCGGCTAGTCCCTACCAGGCATCGCTTCTCAGCCAGAAGGTCCGCCGAGCACTCAATGGCGACACCAAGACCTGGAGCCTCAGCAAGGTCGACGCCACCGTCAGTCGCCTGCACGGACGCGGCGATCTGACCGGCGGCGTCCTGGCCCTCCACCTCGTCACCGCCACCGGCCAACGCACGCAATGGGCCGAGGGGTGGCGAACGTGGCTACTCGCGCTACGCAAACACCCCGACGCCGACGTACGACAAGCAGCCCTCGACACCACCACCGCGACGGAATAGACGTCGCTCAGCGAAATGGACCCATCGGCGCCTGGAAGAACGTGTCGGCGAAGAACGGGTCGGGCACGGCTGGCGGCTTCGCGCTCGGTCCCCTAGCTGACTTCCGCGAGTGGACGCAGAAACAGATAGGGCTCAGAGCCTTACTAGGACTTGGTTCAGGGTCTTGCGCTTGAGGTTGGGGACGACGCAGTCGTCGGCGGGGTAGCCGACTGGGATTACCGCGAAGGCCTTTTCGTTGCGGGGGCGGCCGAGTAGTTCGCCGAGGAAGCGCATCGGCGATGGGGTGTGTGTGAGGGCGGCGAGGCCTGCCAGGTGCAACGCGGTGAGCAGCATGCCGACGGCGATCCCGACCGACTCGTCGCCGTAGTAGTGCTTGCGCGTAGTCCCGTCCTCGGCCAGGAAATGCCGTTGCTGGAACACGACGATCAAGTACGGCGCGTCGGTGAGGTGGGCCTTCACGGCGTCGGTCCCGAGCGGGCGCAACGCGGACAGCCACTCCTCCCCCAGCCGGCCGTCGTACGAGATGCGCTCCTCCTCCTCGGCCGCCGCCCGGATCCGCTGCCGCAGCTCGGCATCCTCTACCAGAACGAACGTCCACGGCTGCTGATGCGCACCACTCGGCGCCGTCGACGCCACCGCGATCGCGTCGATCACCGCCTGCTCCGGCACCGGATCCGGCGAGAACATCCGCACGGTCCGCCGCTCGTTCATCCGCTCCCGCAACACCGCGGCCCGCGCGAGCGACTCTTCCGCCGACAACCGCTTCGGCCGGTAAGGCACGGGCTGATACGGCCGACCATGATCAGGAGTCCACATACCCGCGAAGCTACCCGGACGTCCCGGCGCCCAGTCCAAAATGTCGTGAAGTGGAAGCTGTTGGTGTGCTTGGCTGCACTCATGCGAGAACCGCCGGACCACGTTTCAGCCGACGCTGTTCTGGCTGCCGTACGGACGCATTGGGCTGTTGACGTCGACGCGATCGAGCATCTGCCGGTCGGGTTCGGAGCGCATCACTGGCGGGTGTTATCCGCCGGGACGCCGCGGTTGTTCGTCACGCTCGACGACCTTGGTCCGCGTCATTCGGCGGGGTCGCTCGAGGGCGCGTACGCCGCAGCGGGCGAACTCGCCGCAGCCGGGCTCGAGTTCGTTGTCGCGTCCGTGCCGACTCGCGAAGGCGGCTACACGACTCCATTGGCCGGCGGCATGGTGAGTTGTGTGTGCTGGCTGGACGGCAAGGCGGCCGGCTCAGGCCCGATCGACGACGCGCACTTGGCCGCGCAGAACGCGGAGGCGCTTGCCCGGCTGCACGCGGCGCCGCTTCCGGCAGGGATTCCGAGCTGGCGCCCGCGGGTCGGGCCGGACTTCGCCGACACCATCAGCGAGCTGGTCCGCGAACCGTGGCAGGCAGGCCCGTTCGGCGAGCAAGCCCGGCATGCGCTCATCAAGCGGATCGACGCGATCCACCGATGGACGAAGTCGTACCACGAGCTGGCCCGTCGCGCCGAAGACCGCCCCTGGGTGCCGACGCACGGCGAACCGCACACCGCCAACCAGGTCATCACCTCAGACGGAGTCGTGTTCGTCGATTGGGAGTCGCTGGCCAAGGCACCACGCGAGCGTGACCTGGGCAGCCTCGTCGCCGCGGGCTACGCCGATACCGTCACGCCGGACTGGGAAATGATCGAGCTGTTCGACCTCGAATGGCGCCTCGACGAGCTGTCCGAATACTCCACCTGGTTCGCCCAGCCCCACACCGGAACCGCCAGCGACCAAGTCGCCATCAACGGCCTACTCGAAGAGCTCGCCCGCCCCGACTGGACCCACCCGGCCGAGTAGCGCTTTCTTTGCATTCATTCGTCGGAATCCGCCCTCTCAGCACCGCGGACAGGTGCAGGTTCGCGGCGGGAAGAGGGCGGATTCCGACGAATGAATGCAAAGAAAACCTCTAGCCGCCGGAGATGCCGATTTCGGCTTCGGACATGTCGGTGGTGAGGCCGTCGGTGTCGTCGAGCCAGCCGTACGGGAGGATCACGTGGTCGCGCGGACCGCCTTGGCGACCACGCGGTGCGCCGAGTTCGCGGATGGGGAAAGGCGCGGTGTGTTCGAGTTGGACCAACAGCGCGTCCAGTTCGGCGAGCGACGAGACCGTGCCGAAGGACGCGCGGAGCTCACCACCAACCGGGAAACCCTTGAGGTACCAAGGCATGTGCTTGCGCATATCCCGCAGCCCGCGGTTCTCGCCCATCAGGTCCGAGAGCAACTCCGCATGCCGGCGCATCACCGACGCCACCTCGCCGAGGATCGGCAGGTTGAGCGCCTCACCACCCGCGAACGCGACAGCCAGATCGCGGAACAACCACGGCCGACCGAGGCAACCACGACCGACGATGACGCCCGCGCAACCGGTCTCCTCGACCATGCGCAGCGCGTCCGACGCCTCCCAGATGTCGCCGTTGCCGAGGACCGGGATGTTCACGTGCTGCACGAGCTCCGCGATCTTGGACCAATCGGCTTCACCCGAGTACGCCTGCGCCGCCGTACGACCGTGCAGGCCGATCGCGGCGCAGCCCGACTCCTCGGCGATGCGGCCGGCGTCGAGGTACGTCTGGTGGTCGGCGTCGATCCCGATCCGCGTCTTCATCGTCACCGGCACGCCGTACGGTGTCGCGGACTTGACCGCCGCCTGGAGGATCGCGCCGAGCAGATTGCGCTTCCACGGCAGGGCCGCGCCACCGCCCTTGCGCGTCACCTTCGGCACGGGACAACCGAAGTTCAGGTCGATGTGGCGCACGCCGTACGAGTCGCAGAGCAGCTCGACCGCGCGGCCGATGTAAATCGGGTCCACGCCATACAGCTGAACCGAGCGAACCGTCTCGCGCTCGTCGAACGTCAGCATGTCCAGGCTCTTCTGATCGCCCTCGACGATGCCGCGCGATGTGATCATCTCGCAGACGTACAACCCGGCGCCCTGCTCCGCGCACAACCGCCGGTACGCCGCGTTCGTGATGCCGGCCATCGGCGCGAGCACGACCGGCGTATCGATGGTGAGATTTCCGAGTTGCAACATCATCAGGCCTTCGCCACCAGGACCCGGCCGTCGCCGGATACCACTGCCTTGTAGGGCCGAACCGCGTTCGCCGTGGTGGTGACGTCACACGCGATGCCTTGCTGGTCGGCGTGATTCACCACGGCCACGGCCTCCATCGTGCACGTCACCTGCGCCGCGTCAGGCGCCGTCCGCTGCACCGCGTCGACGACCTTCACGCGGGTGATCGGCACGAACTGCGAGGTGAACTTGTACGTCGCGGAGTACTGCTTGGCCTCAACGACGAGCTTGCCCGAATAGACCTTCCCGGCGTACGTCACCTTGCAAGTCAGTTCGTGCCTGCCGGGCTTCTCCGCGTCGTCGATCCCCGGACAGGCGACCGTCGTCTCGGCCGCACGGCCTGCCGCGATCTGGGCCTGCCGCGCGATGGCGAACCGGATCCGCTCGGCCAGCGGCGCGTCCTCGGCCGGCGTACCGGTCACGCGAGGAGTCGGCCACGGCTTCGTCGGCGAAGGCAACGGCGTCAACGTCGGCGTGGACGCCGTCGGGATCGGCGCGCTGCTCTGCAACGGCGGAGGCGGCGACGGGCTCGGAGTGGCCGAAGGCGTGTCGGAACAGCCTGCAAGAACCGCCGCCGTCACCACTAGAACCACGCCAATACGCATGATCAGCAGCCCACCAGGCGCTGAGCGAGGTAGCCCGTGACCTCGGTCAGCGCGACCCGCTCCTGCTTCATCGAGTCGCGCTCGCGAATCGTCACGGCGTTGTCGTCGATGGTGTCGAAGTCGACCGTGATGCAGTACGGCGTACCGATCTCGTCCTGACGGCGGTAGCGACGACCGATCGCGCCGGCGTCATCGAAGTCGACGTTCCAGTTCTTGCGCAGCTCCGCGGCCAGGTCCTTCGCCTTCGGCGACAGGTCCGCGTTACGCGAGAGCGGCAGCACGGCGGCCTTGACCGGCGCGATCCGCGGGTCGAAGCGCAGCACCGTGCGCTTGTCCACGCCGCCCTTGGCGTTCGGCGCCTCGTCCTCGGTGTAGGCGTCGAGCAGGAAGGCCAGCACGTTGCGAGTCAGCCCGGCCGCGGGCTCGATCACGTACGGCGTCCAGCGCTCGCCCTTCTCCTGGTCGAAGTACGACAGGTCGACGCCCGACTCCTTCGAGTGGGTCGACAGGTCGAAATCGGTCCGGTTCGCGATGCCCTCGAGCTCGCCGAACTCCGAACCACCGAACTGGAACTTGTACTCGATGTCGACCGTGCGCTTCGAGTAGTGGCTGAGCTTCTCCTTCGGGTGCTCGTAATACCGAAGGTTCTCCGCCTTGATGCCGAGGTCGAGGTACCAGTCCCAGCGCGCCTTCAGCCAGTACTCGTGCCAGTCCTCGTCGGTCCCGGGCGCGACGAAGAACTCCATCTCCATCTGCTCGAACTCGCGGGTCCGGAAGATGAAGTTGCCCGGCGTGATCTCGTTGCGGAAGCTCTTGCCGACCTGGGCGATGCCGAACGGCGGCTTCTTCCGGGCGGTGCCCATCACGTTCGCGAAGTTCACGAAGATGCCCTGCGCGGTCTCGGGCCGCAGGTAGTGCAGGCCTTCCTCCGACTCGACCGGACCCAGGTACGTCTTCAGCAGACCGTTGAACATCTTCGGCTCGGTGAACGTGCCCTTGTTACCGCAGTTCGGGCAGGGCACGTCGGCCAGCTTCACCGTGGCCTCGTCCTTGCCCTTGCGCGCGGCGAACTCCTCGCGCAAGTGGTCCTCACGGAAACGCTTGTGGCAGGACTGGCACTCGGTCAGCGGGTCGACGAACTCGGCGATGTGCCCACTGGCCACCCACACCTGACGCGGCAGGATGACCGAGGAGTCGAGCCCGACGATGTCGTCACGGCTGGTCACCATCGACCGCCACCACTGGCGCCGGATGTTCTCCTTCAGCTCCACCCCGAGCGGTCCGTAGTCCCACGCCGACCGCGTGCCGCCGTAGATCTCGCCACAGGGGTAGACGAAACCCCGGCGTTTGCTCAGGCTGACAACGGCATCGACGGTATCCACGGGCACTTTTCGACTCCAGAAGGTGGTACGGGCAAGAATCCAGGCTATCGGGCCGAGGTACCGGCCGTCACAATCGCCACCGTCACTGCTGCGATAACAAAGGCTTTGGTGTCTGCGAAGTCAGGAAGCGGCGGGGTCGAGCGGGTCGTAGGCAGTCGGTTCGTCGATCGCCAGCGACAACAGCGGCACCGCCGCCATCTTCACCTCGAACGGCGACAGAGCGCGGCGGTAACTGCCGATGTTCTCCCACTCCATCGACAGAGCCAGCAACTCCGGGTCATCGGCATTGCGACCGGTCCTGGCCGCGACAAAGCCCTTCTGCCGCGACAGCACCTCGACCGCCGTTTCCAGCCGGCCGATGAACTCGCCCTGCGCGCCCTCTTCGACCCGGAACCTAATCACCACGAACACGCCCGCCACCCTACGGCGTCCCCCTCACCCACCGTCATCCCCCCGCTCCGACCAGCCGTGTCGCCCATCATCGGACCCTTGTGACCCGGCGTGTCGGCACTCATCGGTCCTTTGTGACGCGGCGTGTCGGCACTCATCGGTCCCTTGTGACCAAGTTGTTGGATTGGCCTGGGAGGATGGCGGAATGAGTAGTTCTCAGCCCACCGGGCCGGTCAGTCCCCTGCGGGCGCGGATCACCAAGGCCAGCTATCCGTTCATCGCCCGCCTGCACGCGATGCCGAAGCTGACGCTGCCGCTCGTCACGCTGCTGCTGGTCGTGATCGGGGCCTTCGCGCCCGTCGTCGCCGCCGTGCCCGCGCTGATCGTGCTCGCCGTCCTGCTGGCCTGGCTCGGCTTCCTTTCCTGGCCGGTCGTCGGCACGGGCAGCAAGGCCGTACGCGTCTTCGCCGTCCTGGTCATCGCCTTCTTCGCGATCTCCCGGATGGCCGGCAGCTAAGGCTCAAGGCCGATGGGCAGCGTCCCGTTGGAGCGTCACCTGCTCAAGGTGCGCGACCTGATGGACAGCTCGTACGCCGAACCGCTCGACGTCGCCGCCCTCGCTCGCAGCGCGGCCGTTTCCCCGGCGTACTTCAGTCGCAGCTTCAAACGGACGTTCGGCGAAACCCCACACCAGTACCTGATGAGCCGCCGGATGGAGCGGGCCAAGGCGTTGCTGCGCGCGGGCGAGCTATCCGTGACCGAGATCTGCCTGGCTGTCGGCTTCACCAGCCTCGGCTCGTTCAGCACCCAGTTCCGCCGGTTCGTCGGCATGAGCCCGAGCGCTTACCGCGAACAGGCCGGCACCTCGTGGGATCACCAGCTGCCGTCCTGCTACATCAAGATGTGGACCCGTCCCGCCCAAAAGGCCGTGTTCGAGAAGCCCGCAACGCCACCCGCGCCCTAGCCCTGGCGGCCCTCCGGCCCGGACCTGTTGACCGTGCCGGTCTGCGGGCGTATCGGTGGAAGTTAAGGCCAACGCACGACCTACTTTGCAGGAGGACACGATGACCAAGTTGTTTCCCTGTCTGTGGTTCGACGGCAACGCCGAGGAGGCGGCCGACTTCTACGTGACGTTGCTGCCGGACAGTCACGTCGACAAGGTCTGGCGCACGCCGGCTGAGACACCGGCCGGGCCGGCGGGCATGGTGCTGACGGTCGACTTCACTCTCGCCGGCCAGCATTACCAGGGGCTCAACGGTGGCCCGGACTTCAAGTTCAACGAGGCGGTGTCGTTCGTCATCGGCTGCGACGACCAGGCCGAGGTCGATCGGCTGTGGGACGCGCTCACGGCGAACGGCGGCGAGCCCGGCCCGTGTGGCTGGGTCAAGGACCGCTTCGGCTTGTCGTGGCAGATCGTGCCGCGCCGGCTGGACGAGTTGCTCGATGATCCCGATCCCGAGCGTGCCCGGCGAGCGATGGAGTCGATGCTCAAGATGGGCAAACTCGAAGTCGCCGAACTGGAGCGCGCCGCCGACGCAGCCTGACCACGTCTCATCGCTTTGAAGGCTGGTTCCGGCGGTGATCTCGGCGAGCTGCGAACAGCTGGTAAAGACCTCCCAGGAGCATGCCAATCCCGACGCCGACGATCGGGAATGCTGGTACGCCGTAAATTGAGACGTCATTGATGGTCAGGACAACAGCCACGACGATCGTGACGGCGCCAGCAATGACGTTCTGCCAGCCTTGAGCCTTGCGACGGGCAATCTCGCTGCCCCTCTCAATCGGTCCACGAATCGTACTGGTCGGGACCTACGTAACGGCTCCACCGCCAGAGGGCAGTTTTCGAGAAGCCGACGACGCTACTGCCGCCCTAGTGTCCTGAGCAGGAGACGACGACAGGGAGCAGAGATGAGTACGACGACCTCGAAGGACGGCACCACCCTCGCGTACGACGTGACCGGCTCGGGCCCCGCGCTCGTCCTGGTGTCGGGCGCTTCGACCACACGCGCGTCGAATCAGGAGTACGCCGAGCAGTTGTCGGCCGATTTCACCGTCTACAACTACGACCGGCGCGGCCGCGGCGACAGCGATACCAAGAGCGACTTCACCGGGACCATCGCGGTCGAGCGCGAGTTCGAGGACCTCGACGCGATCATCGCCGAGGCCGGAGGCGCCGCCGCCGTACTCGGGTTCTCCTCCGGTGCCGTACTCGCGCTCAAAGCCACCGCGAACGGCGCCAAGGTCACGGATCTGGTGTTGTGGGAAACGCCGTTCTCGCTCGACGAAGGCGGTCCCGCGCGGCAAGCGACGTACGCGGCGGAGCTGCACGAGCACCTCGCCGCCGGCCGCAACGGTGATGCCGCCGCCCTTTTCATGAACTTGGTCGGCCTGCCGCCCGAGATGATCGCGAACATCCGCAACTCGCCGATGTGGCCCGGCCTAGAAGCGGTCGCGCCTTCACTCGCGTACGACGCCGCGGCCATGGGCGACAGCCGCATCCCGGACGTTTCGGGTGTCACCGCGCGAACGCTGGTGCTCGACGGCGGCGCCAGCCCGGCCTTCCTGCAGGACGCGGCCACCGCGCTGACCAAGGCCCTGCCGAATGCCGAGCGAACCACCCTCGAAGGCCAGGACCACAGCGTATCGGCCAACGCGCTGGTGCCCGTCGTCCGGAAGTGGCTGGGCCGATGATCACCGGATACGGGCTGGTCTGCCTCTGGGTCTTCGACCAGGACGAGGCGTACGACTTCTACGTCGGCAAA
Encoded here:
- a CDS encoding alpha/beta fold hydrolase; this translates as MSTTTSKDGTTLAYDVTGSGPALVLVSGASTTRASNQEYAEQLSADFTVYNYDRRGRGDSDTKSDFTGTIAVEREFEDLDAIIAEAGGAAAVLGFSSGAVLALKATANGAKVTDLVLWETPFSLDEGGPARQATYAAELHEHLAAGRNGDAAALFMNLVGLPPEMIANIRNSPMWPGLEAVAPSLAYDAAAMGDSRIPDVSGVTARTLVLDGGASPAFLQDAATALTKALPNAERTTLEGQDHSVSANALVPVVRKWLGR